The region GTTGCTCTTTGCCCGCCAGAGGAGTTGGGCACCGGTGTTGGCAGCTCGCTGCCAGAGGTCGTAGCCAAAGAACCCTCGGTCACCAAGACAGAGCATCCCAGGTGTGAGCTTATCGATGACACCTTTTGCAAGAATCTGTTCGGCAACGCTGTAGGGGCCTACATTGGCGGCAAAGATCGCATGGGTTCCACACTCTAAGAGGCCGACGATTCTCGCCTTGGCATAGGCGGCTTGACCAAGCGGAGTCGTTGGCTTTGTAAAGTGAGCGAGGTTCTCTGGGGTGTCAGCGACACTAAGGCTCGTTCCATCGATCGCAACCAGGCGTAACCCGCGGTAGAAGGCACCGGTATCGCCAGGAGCTGCCAGTGGCCTTGCAACCGCCTCATAGAGTCTCTTCATGGGCTCTGCGCCGAGGCGTAGACGAGCCTTAAAGATCGCCACCTTGGAAGGGACGTTCCAAGAAGACTGGAATTGATCCATCCACCGCAACCCCTCGCTCAAGTGACGCATGACCTCCTCGTAGGAGTCCTGGGGATAGAGCGAAAGTGCCAAGACGTAATAGATCATCACCCGTGATGGCAACAGACGTACGCGCTGTTGGACCCTGTCGGTTGCGACCAGTATCGAATCGATGAGATCTCTCCCAAAGGTGCGGGTAAGAACCCCTATGGAGAGATGATCGGTCAACCGTGAGCCCTCTGGTTGTCGTTTCCACCCGGGTCTTGGCATCGGCACCTCCCGAGACCCAGTATAGCACTGGAATGGTACTAAGTTAACGGTATTGGGCTAACAAGCCAACTCATCCACTAGCACCGATTGATCGGTAGCAGATCAGTCGGCCGCAGGAGCGACGTTGGGTAAGCCAAACCAAACGGCGGAGCCAGAAGGCCGGTCTGTAAGGACGGAGAGGTTCACACGGGTGATGCCGGCAACTCGTGCCATTGGCTACCCCTATTGCTACAACATCTGGTTCAATCGAGCGGCGTTTTGTCCAGGTTTGGGTAGCTTGCAAAATGGACCGCAGTGACCGCATTCGATTTGTCGACAGTACGGTTCCTGCGATTGTCGACACTATCGAGTGCCACCTCAATGGAGCAACGAACCAGTGTCAACGTCGAATAGATATAGGTCTGACTGTTTGAAATGTAGCGTGACTTTGTCATCTGGCTTGAGATCGGTATCTCCTACGATGCGGGCGGTTCTGCCGCCATAGATGTCATCGAGGGATTCTTCACTCTCACCTTCCCCCCAAACCCGTTTCGCATCGATATCAAAGTGTACCAACCGTTCGTAGCCCAGTTCTTCGATGAGCTTCACATCGACGACCAGCCCGGACGAGTTCGGCAGATCCTCAAGGAAGAAGTGTTCCGGACGGATTCCAAGTGTTACTCTGGTTGCACCTGAGAATCTCTTCATGGTGTCGTTTGATAGCTCGATCTTTTGCGACCCTACCAGCAACGATGCAGAGGAGTAGTCTATAACGGCTTCGAAAAGATTCATTGCTGGTGACCCTATAAAGGTCGCAACAAAGGTATTAACTGGGTTGAAGTAGAGTTCATGCGGGGTAGTGCACTGGAGTAGTTCTCCATTGCGCAGAACGGCTACTCGATCACCTAGCGTCATCGCCTCCATCTGATCGTGGGTCACATAAATCGTTGCCACTCCGAGCCTCTTTTGAATGAGCTTGACCTCAGCGCGCATCTTTACTCGCAGCTTCGCATCTAGGTTTGAGAGAGGTTCGTCCATCAGAAATATACTCGGCTCCCTTACAATTGCCCTCCCCATTGCAACACGCTGTCGTTGCCCGCCGGAGAGCTGCCGAGGCTTCTTGGTTAGAATATCGGTAATACCGAGAATATCGGATGCGTCGTGAATTCTCTGTGCAATGGTAGGTTTGGGTAAATTTTGGAGACGAAGAGCAAACCCAATGTTCTCTGCGACAGTCATATGGGGGTAGAGGGCATAGTTCTGAAACACCATAGCGATATCGCGATCTTTTGGCTCTAACGCGTTGACGACCTTACCGCCGATTCGCAGTGTGCCGGAGGTAATTTCTTCAAGGCCGGCTACCATCCGAAGCGTCGTTGTCTTGCCACAGCCCGACGGACCGACGAGGACCATAAGCTCGCCATCGGCAATGTCAAGGTTGAGGTCTTTAATTGCATGATAGCCTCCCGGATACATCTTGTTGACCTGTTCCAGAGTGATGGACGCCATGTGAATCTCCCTCTTTACCTATGACCTGCGGACGATGAAGGCACTAAACGGTTCGATAGTATTTTCGCCAGCGGATATAGATCGTTCCAATCCTCGATTGTCGATAAGTACACCACCGTCGGTGTGTCGCTGAATACTCTGGTCACTAAAATTTATGTGAACCTCCAACTTGTCGACCTTGTAACTCCACGAGAGATCATCGAGATAAAGGGTTGCGAGGTTAGAAGAAGCGATCGTGTTGCGAAGCGATAACAACCTTCGGGTGAGGTTCAAGATTGAGTGTTCATCAGCGAGCTGTGTCTCTACGCTGGTGGTGACCTGGCCAAAGGGAAGCCATGGAGTACCCCGTGTGAAGCCATGCTGCCGACTACCATTCCACGGCATCGGACGACGAGCATAATCTCTCCTGAAGCTCGCCGTCGAGGCAGAGGTCATCTCGTCCTGGAGGAAGTGGTCGTCGATAATAGAATCGCCTAGCCCGAGTTCGTCACCATAGTAGAGGATTAGCGTGCCTGGCAGTGTGGTGAGGAGTATGAGTGCACTCCGAATTCTTGTGTCATCATCTGCTGACCATCGAGTCGGGAAGCGCGAGATGTCGTGATTTGACGCAGCCCAACAGCAGTGGGCACCGTTGGTTAGTTTATCAAGCGTCTCTGTTACGAGGGGTGCTAGGCTGCGTGAGCTGAAATCGGAGAAGGTAAACGGAAAGTTCATCGCGAGGTCGAGCTCGTCGTTGTTGCCGTAGAAGCTGACCAGCGTATCGAGATCGCTGACCCATGTCTCACCTATCAACACCTTTGGCGGTTGATATGAGGCCGCTAGTTGCCGCCAATTTCGATAGAGGGCGTGCACTTCGGGACGATTTTTAGAGTAAGTTTCTGCCAATCCGAAGTGTTCAAAGTGGCGATTTTGACCTGGGTTGGCTACAGGATCATCGCGGAGCAGCTGGTCTTTGTAGATTCCATGGGCAACGTCGATCCGGAATCCATCGATCCCCAAGTCAAACCAGAATCGCAATATCTTCTGAAACTCCTCGTGAACCAGGGGGTTCCACCAATTGAGATCGGGTTGCGTTGGGAGGAAGTTATGGAGATAATATTGCTTAGAGTGAGTGTCATAGGACCAAGCGGATCCACCGGTGGCGTCTAGCCAGTTGTTCGGGGGTCCGCCAGTGATTGAAGGATCGGCCCACACGTAATAGTCGCGGTAGTGTGAGTTACGGTCAGAACGTGCCGACTTAAACCAGGGGTGCTCGGAACTCGTGTGATTGGGGACGAGGTCGAGGATTACTTTAAGCGACGCCTTAGACGCCGCTCGGATGAGTCGCTGCAGCGCGTCTATCCCGCCGTAATCGCCTGCAACTGAGTAGTAGTCACTTACGTCGTAGCCCCAGTCGTGATTTGGGCTAGGCATTATTGGTGACATCCAGATGGCGTCAACTCCAAGGCTTTCGATGTATGGCAGATGCTCGATCACCCCATCTATATCCCCATATCCATCGGCGTTTGAGTCAGCAAACGAGCGGACGTAAATTTGATAGATGGTCGCATTTCTGAGCCAAGTTGGGTGAGCAATGTTGGGCACGACTAACCTTTGACCGCACCGGAGGTAAGGCCTGAGACCACAAATCTCCTGAATACGAAGACGAGAATGCCGATCGGGACGACGGCTACCACACTTGCAGCAAAGATGGTGCCATAGGGAATCACGTTGGGTGAGCCAAAGAGCGCTATCCCCACCGGTATGGTGCGGTAGCTATTGGAGTTATCAAATGTCAACGCCATAAGGAACTCGGTCCAACATGCAGTGAAGGTAAAGATGCCGGCTGTAAAAATGCCGGGCAGCGCCTGGGGAAGGATGATCGACCAGTAGGTGCGCAGAGGCGATGCTCCGTCCACGCGAGCGCTCTCCTCCATCTCCCTGGGAATCCCTAGAAAGTAATTCCTCATTATCCAGATTGCGAACGGGAGATTGAACGCTGTGTACGGAACGATCAGCACCTCGTAGCTATCTATCCAACCAAGGTTGTGCATCAGTAGGTAGAGAGGAGAGACAACGGCGATCTCTGGAAAGAGTGAGATCATCAAGAGCACGACCATGATGGCTGTCTTGCCTCGTATCGGCAACCTTGCTAGCGCGTATCCGGCTAGCGATCCGATCGCCAGAACCAGAATGGTTGCACTGATTGCGACGATGAGGGAGTTTCTAAAATAGATGCCGAAGTCGTAGTGGACAAACGCTGACTGATAGTTCGCGATACTGAGCGGGTTTGGAAAATATTGTGGCGGACTCGCTCCAATTCCTGAATTTGTCTTAAAGCTCGAAGCTATTAGCCAATACAGTGGGAGTGCTACGAAGAGTACTACGAGCAGCACTGATGCATTGAGTAAGTTGAACCATTTCTTGAGGCCGGTTTTGGTGTGGAACTTCATTGTGCTTACGCGTCACTCACCTGAGCGCGGAAGACCTTCAAGAACAGCAGGCAGCCAATCAGCACGAGAGCGCTGGCGCTAACTGCAATCGCATTGCCGGCACCATAATTGAGATTTTGGAACATTACACGATAGCTCAACACAGCGAGCGACGTAGTTGCAGTGCCTGGTCCACCCCCAGTCAAAACAAAGGGAAGATCAAATATCCCGAAGGCCTGGAGGATCCGAAACAGAACAGCCAAGGCGATAGTCGGCCTAAGCAGGGGAAGGGTTACTCTCCAAAAGGTCGTCCATGAGCCGGCACCATCGACGGCTGCGGCCTCGAAGACTTCTTGAGGAAGCATGACGAGGCCGGCTATAACGATAATAGCGACGAAGGGCGTCGTCTTCCATATATCGGCTACCATCATCGAGATGATTGCCGATGTTGGGGTGCCAAGAAATTGAGGTTGTCCCAAACCAAGCGCCGAAAAGATGGCCTGCATTACCCCATAGGTGCCGTCAAATATATACTGCCAGAGCTCGGCGGAGATAACGGTTATCATCGACCAAGGGATCAGTAAGAGGGCCATCATCAGTCCACGACCTTTGGTAAGGCGCTCAAGCACGAGGCCAACCAGAGTGCCAAGCACAACTTCCACGGCCACCGTCACCACGGTATAAAAGACGGTGAAAAATAATGCATACCGCCATACCGAGGCGTGAAATATCTGGCTGTAGTTCGAGAATGTGAATCCAGCGAGTTGGAACCCATTGCCGGTAACCGTTACGTTGGCCAAGCTGAGAACCACCGAGAACACTATCGGAAAGATGGTAACTGCTCCGACGACGACGAGTGCCGGAGACGAGAACGCCCAACCGATGCGGGTGGTGCGTCTCCGATGATCCTTGGCACCCCTCCG is a window of Ferrimicrobium acidiphilum DSM 19497 DNA encoding:
- a CDS encoding IS4 family transposase encodes the protein MPRPGWKRQPEGSRLTDHLSIGVLTRTFGRDLIDSILVATDRVQQRVRLLPSRVMIYYVLALSLYPQDSYEEVMRHLSEGLRWMDQFQSSWNVPSKVAIFKARLRLGAEPMKRLYEAVARPLAAPGDTGAFYRGLRLVAIDGTSLSVADTPENLAHFTKPTTPLGQAAYAKARIVGLLECGTHAIFAANVGPYSVAEQILAKGVIDKLTPGMLCLGDRGFFGYDLWQRAANTGAQLLWRAKSNYRIETVAELEDGSYLGNVYHHKDRGRKSPLLLRVIEYQITEGEDPDLFYRLFCTITDPEVAPAHELAALYSKRWEIESAFDELKTHQSEARRVLRSQSPELVYQEIWGMLTLHFGIREL
- a CDS encoding ABC transporter ATP-binding protein, which encodes MASITLEQVNKMYPGGYHAIKDLNLDIADGELMVLVGPSGCGKTTTLRMVAGLEEITSGTLRIGGKVVNALEPKDRDIAMVFQNYALYPHMTVAENIGFALRLQNLPKPTIAQRIHDASDILGITDILTKKPRQLSGGQRQRVAMGRAIVREPSIFLMDEPLSNLDAKLRVKMRAEVKLIQKRLGVATIYVTHDQMEAMTLGDRVAVLRNGELLQCTTPHELYFNPVNTFVATFIGSPAMNLFEAVIDYSSASLLVGSQKIELSNDTMKRFSGATRVTLGIRPEHFFLEDLPNSSGLVVDVKLIEELGYERLVHFDIDAKRVWGEGESEESLDDIYGGRTARIVGDTDLKPDDKVTLHFKQSDLYLFDVDTGSLLH
- a CDS encoding alpha-amylase family glycosyl hydrolase, whose amino-acid sequence is MPNIAHPTWLRNATIYQIYVRSFADSNADGYGDIDGVIEHLPYIESLGVDAIWMSPIMPSPNHDWGYDVSDYYSVAGDYGGIDALQRLIRAASKASLKVILDLVPNHTSSEHPWFKSARSDRNSHYRDYYVWADPSITGGPPNNWLDATGGSAWSYDTHSKQYYLHNFLPTQPDLNWWNPLVHEEFQKILRFWFDLGIDGFRIDVAHGIYKDQLLRDDPVANPGQNRHFEHFGLAETYSKNRPEVHALYRNWRQLAASYQPPKVLIGETWVSDLDTLVSFYGNNDELDLAMNFPFTFSDFSSRSLAPLVTETLDKLTNGAHCCWAASNHDISRFPTRWSADDDTRIRSALILLTTLPGTLILYYGDELGLGDSIIDDHFLQDEMTSASTASFRRDYARRPMPWNGSRQHGFTRGTPWLPFGQVTTSVETQLADEHSILNLTRRLLSLRNTIASSNLATLYLDDLSWSYKVDKLEVHINFSDQSIQRHTDGGVLIDNRGLERSISAGENTIEPFSAFIVRRS
- a CDS encoding carbohydrate ABC transporter permease, with the protein product MKFHTKTGLKKWFNLLNASVLLVVLFVALPLYWLIASSFKTNSGIGASPPQYFPNPLSIANYQSAFVHYDFGIYFRNSLIVAISATILVLAIGSLAGYALARLPIRGKTAIMVVLLMISLFPEIAVVSPLYLLMHNLGWIDSYEVLIVPYTAFNLPFAIWIMRNYFLGIPREMEESARVDGASPLRTYWSIILPQALPGIFTAGIFTFTACWTEFLMALTFDNSNSYRTIPVGIALFGSPNVIPYGTIFAASVVAVVPIGILVFVFRRFVVSGLTSGAVKG
- a CDS encoding carbohydrate ABC transporter permease, with the protein product MTQNNQIGDTAPHGERRGAKDHRRRTTRIGWAFSSPALVVVGAVTIFPIVFSVVLSLANVTVTGNGFQLAGFTFSNYSQIFHASVWRYALFFTVFYTVVTVAVEVVLGTLVGLVLERLTKGRGLMMALLLIPWSMITVISAELWQYIFDGTYGVMQAIFSALGLGQPQFLGTPTSAIISMMVADIWKTTPFVAIIVIAGLVMLPQEVFEAAAVDGAGSWTTFWRVTLPLLRPTIALAVLFRILQAFGIFDLPFVLTGGGPGTATTSLAVLSYRVMFQNLNYGAGNAIAVSASALVLIGCLLFLKVFRAQVSDA